In Aedes albopictus strain Foshan chromosome 3, AalbF5, whole genome shotgun sequence, the following are encoded in one genomic region:
- the LOC109426306 gene encoding cytochrome c oxidase subunit 5A, mitochondrial-like, giving the protein MFRSSIIHLRSILQGTTGLSAIRTAPVRHSHGGCESDAEFDARFEAYFNRPDIDHWEARKAMNDLLGMDLVPEPKIIVAALKACRRLNDYALAIRFMEGVKNQCGSNEKEIYPYLLQEIKPTLCDLGIDTVEELGYDKPELAMKTIYDLEK; this is encoded by the coding sequence ATGTTCCGAAGCAGTATCATCCACCTGCGAAGCATTCTCCAGGGAACCACCGGATTGTCTGCCATCCGGACCGCACCCGTTCGCCACTCCCACGGTGGCTGTGAAAGTGATGCGGAGTTTGACGCCCGCTTCGAGGCCTATTTCAATCGACCGGATATCGACCACTGGGAGGCACGGAAGGCGATGAACGATCTGCTCGGAATGGACTTGGTCCCGGAGCCGAAGATTATCGTTGCCGCATTGAAGGCATGCCGTCGGTTGAATGACTACGCACTGGCGATCCGGTTCATGGAAGGGGTGAAGAATCAGTGTGGCTCGAACGAGAAGGAAATCTATCCGTACCTGTTGCAGGAGATCAAACCGACGTTGTGCGATTTGGGAATCGATACGGTGGAGGAGTTGGGGTATGATAAGCCGGAGTTGGCAATGAAAACTATTTACGATTTGGAAAAATAA
- the LOC134291009 gene encoding uncharacterized protein LOC134291009, translating into MTVLHEQLIAVDQTSCRSWWHFECVGVTGSIAEQGRTFTCPGCQQPSLTIPSDFEKSKVGKSVSKAGSFVSGRTRSSVRARKAQLELEKLEAQKALALKRLELENKKLQLEAEVLEESFRLREEIEREGGSDTGSVYSQQSSRSKVEEWQKQQEEIMSSTIAASAEIPSEVGLQKETTATIGTGASQGGEKQPGKNILDRALQGISLEDSISEGTLGGMIGRTSEIIRQSGTSRVGLPPVSVSSRVPGVSANNQVSLGYIHPHSTLGSWNESNIPQSIAPSLIPSQSQIGGFARHLPASNSRIVSSVVNMASGTRIGDSCSARPVATSESVGDYPVNTRDEQPLLRRRDQPMRNPELHTSLNPERQSVESPRENLAQNADQHGWGPSPQQIAARQVIAKELPTFSGNPEDWPLFISSFTNTTQACGYSDAENLARLQRSLKGNALDAVRSRLLLPAAVPHVIATLETLYGRPELLIHTLLQKVRGAPAPKQDRLETLIGYGMAVQNLSDHLEAGGHQAHLNNPMLLFELVDKLPANMKLDWSLYKQRCVDVNIRAFSQYMATLVRAATDVTLHYDPKHQPEQQQRGARGGKDKTFCGAHSTEAALKTPAKKECIPGRKEEQSSPACLVCKDPEHRVKNCSVFAKKPLEERWKLTGQLGLCRICLGIHGKRPCRIRGTCAIDGCQLRHHTLLHSKQRGNENQAKADSKAEGSSAITNHHSADRAVLFRIVPVMLHGNNRTVPAYAFLDDGSARTLVDEEIAKELGVTGQPLPLCLQWTSNVKRVESDSQQVALEISGEKSHCKFALKDVRTVRKLDLPRQSLRYAELADAFPYLKGLPIRGYENALPRILIGNDNAHVTAMLKMREGQPGEPIASRLGWTVYGSRNESIDHAHSFHICDCEDDQALHDLVKQFFSVESLGVDAAPCLESAEVQRAKRILENTTKRIGQRFETGLLWKYDRFEFPDSYPMAVRRLQCLERRIQKDPVVGESVMRQWSEYQTKGYIHKATPDELRAADPKRTWYLPLGVVINPKKPSKIRIFCDAAAKVDGISMNTMLLKGPDLLNTLLDVLFGFREKQVALCADLKEMFHQIQIRPDDRHAQRLLWREDPAQVPDVYIMDVATFGATCSPCSAQFVKNRNAEEHSSEYPEAAEAIVRKHYVDDYLDSADNVEAAVKIALDVKHVHSLGGFHLRNWLSNSKEVLARVGETDTATEKNLQLDNGNSTERVLGMFWKPEEDVFTFSTTLALETDHPTKRQALRVVMSPFDPVGLLCFFLIHGKILIQELWRSKTDWDQQIPEQLKELWMRWTSRFEQLDEVRVPRCYFPLRAQNEINNLQLHVFVDASEEAYACVAYFRAEFADTVEIAVVGGKAKVAPLKAMSIPRLELMAAVIGVRLLKTIRNGHSLKIDKTVMWSDSKTVLAWINSDHRRYRQFVACRVGEIVSKSDAAQWRWVPTKENPADLATKWGKGPCFSSTSSWFRGPEFLRSSENEWPLGERTNDEATTEEIRICLMHSKAAELRVIEWHRFSNWIRLQRSVAFSLRYCRNLKHKVKKEPLAEGPLTQQELSQAEMAIFRLVQSEEYPDEAAALSAERDQQENCSVRLERTSKIRTLSPFMDDTGVMRSETRICAAAFVSYDTRFPIILPKDHAVTKLLLEWYHRRFLHANGETVVNEVRQRFHISALRSVVRKVAKTCMQCKVRKAVPAVPRMAPLPEARLKPYERPFSYHGEEVDSTVHLPHYACRSSGGRSFTVNRIL; encoded by the exons ATGACAGTTCTGCACGAACAATTG ATTGCGGTCGATCAGACGAGCTGTAGGTCGTGGTGGCATTTCGAATGCGTCGGAGTGACCGGCAGTATCGCGGAGCAAGGTAGAACCTTCACTTGCCCTGGATGCCAGCAACCATCGCTAACTATCCCGTCAGACTTTGAGAAGTCTAAAGTTGGTAAGTCCGTAAGCAAAGCCGGTAGTTTCGTCTCCGGAAGAACGAGGTCCAGCGTTAGGGCTAGAAAAGCTCAGTTAGAACTAGAGAAGCTAGAGGCGCAGAAGGCTCTCGCCTTAAAACGATTAGAATTAGAGAATAAGAAGTTGCAGCTGGAGGCAGAGGTCCTTGAGGAATCTTTCCGGTTGCGCGAAGAGATAGAGAGAGAGGGCGGAAGCGATACCGGGAGCGTGTATTCGCAGCAGAGTTCACGTAGTAAGGTAGAAGAGTGGCAGAAGCAGCAGGAAGAGATCATGAGTTCGACGATCGCGGCATCTGCGGAAATACCCTCGGAGGTCGGTCTTCAGAAGGAAACCACGGCGACAATCGGAACAGGTGCTAGCCAGGGCGGCGAAAAGCAGCCGGGAAAGAACATTCTCGATAGGGCCTTGCAAGGCATTTCCTTAGAAGATAGTATTAGCGAGGGTACGTTAGGAGGCATGATTGGTCGAACATCGGAAATCATAAGGCAGTCAGGCACCAGTAGGGTAGGACTTCCCCCTGTAAGCGTCAGCTCTAGAGTACCAGGCGTGAGCGCCAACAACCAAGTCTCGCTCGGGTACATACATCCGCACTCCACTCTTGGCTCATGGAATGAGTCCAATATTCCGCAGTCAATAGCTCCCTCGTTAATTCCCAGTCAATCGCAAATCGGCGGGTTTGCGAGGCATTTGCCAGCAAGCAATTCGCGAATCGTTTCCTCGGTAGTGAATATGGCAAGTGGTACGAGAATTGGTGATTCCTGCAGTGCGCGACCAGTTGCAACAAGCGAATCGGTTGGTGATTATCCGGTGAACACACGAGATGAACAACCGTTGCTGAGACGCAGAGATCAACCGATGCGGAATCCGGAGCTGCACACATCACTCAACCCAGAAAGGCAGTCAGTAGAGAGTCCGAGGGAGAATCTCGCTCAGAACGCTGATCAGCATGGTTGGGGACCGAGCCCGCAGCAGATTGCAGCACGGCAAGTTATTGCAAAAGAGTTACCGACGTTTAGCGGAAACCCAGAAGATTGGCCACTGTTCATCAGCTCGTTTACTAACACCACCCAGGCGTGTGGGTATTCAGATGCGGAGAACTTGGCCAGACTGCAGCGGAGTTTGAAGGGAAATGCACTTGACGCAGTGCGTAGTCGATTGCTTCTTCCTGCAGCAGTTCCACACGTTATAGCTACCCTTGAGACGTTGTACGGTAGACCAGAGCTGCTAATCCATACGTTGTTGCAGAAGGTTCGTGGGGCTCCAGCGCCGAAACAGGATCGGCTCGAGACTTTGATCGGGTATGGAATGGCGGTGCAAAACCTCAGCGATCACCTGGAAGCAGGCGGACATCAGGCTCACCTAAACAATCCGATGTTGTTGTTCGAGTTGGTGGATAAACTACCCGCTAATATGAAGCTGGACTGGTCGTTGTATAAGCAACGCTGCGTGGATGTGAACATCCGGGCATTCTCGCAGTACATGGCAACGCTGGTGCGAGCGGCAACAGACGTTACGTTGCACTACGACCCAAAGCATCAACCAGAACAGCAGCAGCGAGGAGCGAGAGGCGGCAAGGATAAGACTTTCTGTGGTGCGCACTCTACGGAAGCAGCTTTGAAGACGCCGGCGAAGAAGGAATGTATACCCGGACGAAAAGAAGAGCAATCGAGTCCAGCCTGTTTGGTTTGCAAGGATCCAGAACATCGGGTGAAGAATTGTTCTGTGTTCGCCAAGAAGCCCTTGGAAGAACGCTGGAAGCTAACCGGGCAGTTGGGTCTATGTCGGATCTGCTTAGGAATCCATGGGAAACGACCTTGCAGGATTCGAGGAACATGTGCTATCGACGGATGCCAGCTGCGACACCATACTTTGCTGCACTCGAAGCAGAGGGGAAACGAAAATCAAGCGAAGGCTGACTCGAAGGCGGAAGGATCAAGTGCGATAACCAACCATCATTCAGCGGACAGGGCGGTACTTTTCCGAATCGTTCCCGTAATGCTGCATGGCAATAATCGCACGGTGCCCGCATATGCTTTTCTGGACGATGGATCGGCTAGAACCTTGGTGGACGAGGAGATCGCAAAGGAGCTGGGTGTAACTGGACAACCACTTCCCCTGTGCTTGCAGTGGACTTCCAACGTGAAGCGTGTCGAATCAGATTCTCAACAAGTGGCCTTGGAGATTTCTGGAGAGAAGAGCCACTGTAAATTTGCGTTGAAGGACGTGCGCACAGTACGGAAACTGGACCTGCCACGACAATCGCTGCGGTACGCAGAATTGGCAGATGCTTTTCCTTACCTGAAGGGACTGCCGATCAGAGGATATGAAAACGCGCTTCCACGGATACTCATCGGCAATGATAATGCGCACGTCACGGCGATGCTGAAGATGCGGGAAGGTCAGCCCGGAGAACCTATTGCGTCTCGACTCGGGTGGACGGTGTATGGATCGAGGAACGAGAGCATCGACCACGCACATAGTTTCCATATATGCGACTGCGAAGACGATCAGGCCCTTCACGATCTAGTGAAACAATTCTTCTCCGTAGAAAGCTTGGGTGTTGACGCCGCGCCATGCCTGGAATCGGCGGAAGTGCAAAGAGCGAAGCGAATTTTGGAGAACACCACTAAGCGCATTGGACAACGTTTCGAGACAGGGCTTCTGTGGAAATatgatcgttttgaatttccgGATAGTTACCCGATGGCAGTTCGGCGTTTACAGTGCTTGGAGCGGCGTATACAGAAGGACCCAGTGGTAGGCGAGAGTGTCATGAGACAGTGGTCCGAATACCAGACCAAAGGCTACATACATAAAGCGACCCCGGACGAGCTCAGAGCGGCAGATCCGAAGCGTACGTGGTATCTTCCGCTGGGCGTTGTTATCAACCCGAAGAAGCCATCAAAGATCCGAATTTTCTGCGACGCGGCGGCGAAAGTAGATGGCATCTCCATGAACACGATGCTCCTTAAGGGGCCGGATCTTCTGAACACGCTGCTCGATGTGCTTTTTGGATTCCGTGAGAAGCAAGTCGCACTCTGCGCCGATTTGAAAGAGATGTTCCATCAAATTCAGATTCGACCAGATGATCGACATGCGCAACGTCTGCTATGGCGGGAAGATCCAGCGCAAGTTCCAGACGTCTATATTATGGACGTCGCCACGTTTGGAGCAACCTGTTCGCCGTGTTCGGCACAGTTTGTTAAAAACAGAAATGCCGAGGAGCACTCGTCGGAGTACCCGGAAGCAGCGGAGGCCATCGTGCGTAAGCACTACGTGGATGACTATCTTGACAGCGCAGACAATGTCGAGGCAGCAGTGAAGATAGCTTTGGACGTAAAACATGTACACTCCCTCGGCGGGTTCCATCTGCGAAATTGGCTGTCAAACTCAAAAGAAGTTCTTGCACGGGTCGGGGAAACCGATACGGCAACAGAGAAGAATCTCCAGTTGGACAACGGCAACTCGACAGAGCGTGTACTAGGGATGTTCTGGAAACCGGAAGAAGATGTGTTCACCTTTTCGACGACGCTGGCACTTGAAACGGATCATCCCACAAAGCGACAAGCGTTGCGCGTCGTGATGAGTCCGTTCGACCCTGTCGGGTTGTTATGCTTCTTTCTCATCCACGGGAAGATCCTAATACAAGAGCTGTGGAGGTCGAAAACCGATTGGGATCAGCAGATACCGGAGCAGTTGAAGGAGCTGTGGATGCGCTGGACGAGCAGGTTTGAACAGCTGGACGAAGTACGTGTCCCGCGTTGTTATTTTCCTCTCCGGGCGCAAAACGAGATCAACAACCTTCAACTGCATGTCTTCGTCGACGCCAGTGAAGAAGCGTACGCCTGCGTTGCATATTTTCGAGCGGAGTTTGCGGACACGGTTGAGATAGCAGTGGTCGGAGGCAAAGCGAAAGTAGCACCGTTAAAAGCGATGTCAATTCCAAGGTTGGAGCTGATGGCGGCGGTGATAGGAGTTCGTCTACTAAAAACTATCCGCAATGGGCATTCGCTGAAGATCGACAAAACGGTAATGTGGAGCGACTCGAAAACAGTGTTAGCCTGGATCAATTCGGACCATCGGAGATATCGGCAGTTTGTCGCATGCCGCGTCGGTGAAATTGTTTCGAAGTCGGATGCTGCGCAATGGCGATGGGTGCCAACCAAGGAAAATCCAGCAGATTTGGCAACCAAGTGGGGAAAAGGTCCATGCTTTTCGTCGACAAGTTCGTGGTTTAGGGGACCAGAATTTCTGCGTTCCTCCGAAAACGAATGGCCTCTCGGAGAAAGGACAAACGATGAAGCAACCACCGAGGAAATTAGAATTTGTCTGATGCATTCAAAAGCAGCTGAGCTCCGTGTAATCGAGTGGCATCGGTTTTCCAACTGGATTCGTTTGCAGCGTTCAGTGGCATTTTCTCTCCGATACTGCAGAAATTTGAAACACAAGGTGAAGAAGGAGCCGCTAGCAGAGGGACCGCTGACGCAACAAGAACTATCGCAAGCAGAGATGGCTATATTTCGCCTGGTGCAGAGCGAGGAGTATCCAGATGAAGCAGCAGCTCTCAGCGCCGAACGTGATCAACAGGAGAACTGTTCGGTACGACTAGAACGAACAAGCAAGATTCGGACATTGTCGCCGTTCATGGACGATACCGGCGTTATGCGATCGGAGACTAGAATTTGTGCAGCTGCGTTCGTATCATACGATACCAGGTTTCCGATAATTCTTCCAAAGGATCATGCGGTTACTAAATTGTTGCTGGAATGGTACCACCGCAGATTTCTCCACGCGAA